One Roseomonas sp. OT10 DNA window includes the following coding sequences:
- a CDS encoding DUF4412 domain-containing protein, with protein sequence MRLPTALLLAAVAASPAVLPVRAQAQAVPQIEPRSDAAVTYRLTGQGVPEGTQLRVEWLAAERVLRTAPPGLPGYVLFNRKAGTARMVMEQARMVMDLPVSPETLRGMGMASSPTARFTRGGTERIAGLTCTVWTMQDGQTTGSGCITEDGVMLRGEGQSNGRKGSLEALEVSRAAADPARFRVPAGFQAMQIPNLPGVPGLPGAAPKRN encoded by the coding sequence ATGCGCCTGCCGACCGCCCTTCTCCTCGCCGCCGTGGCCGCTTCGCCGGCCGTGCTCCCGGTCCGGGCCCAGGCCCAGGCGGTGCCGCAGATCGAGCCGCGCTCGGATGCCGCCGTCACCTACCGCCTCACGGGGCAGGGCGTGCCGGAAGGGACGCAGCTGCGGGTGGAGTGGCTGGCCGCCGAGCGGGTGCTGCGCACGGCCCCGCCCGGCCTGCCGGGCTATGTCCTGTTCAACCGCAAGGCAGGCACGGCCCGGATGGTGATGGAGCAGGCGCGGATGGTGATGGATCTTCCGGTCAGCCCCGAGACGCTGCGCGGCATGGGCATGGCGTCGAGCCCGACGGCACGCTTCACCCGCGGCGGGACGGAGCGGATCGCCGGCCTGACCTGTACCGTCTGGACCATGCAGGATGGCCAGACCACGGGCAGCGGCTGCATCACCGAGGATGGGGTGATGCTGCGGGGCGAAGGGCAGAGCAACGGCCGCAAGGGCAGCCTGGAGGCGCTGGAGGTGTCCCGCGCGGCGGCCGACCCGGCCCGCTTCCGCGTCCCGGCCGGCTTCCAGGCGATGCAGATCCCGAACCTGCCCGGCGTGCCCGGCCTGCCGGGCGCCGCCCCCAAGCGGAACTGA
- a CDS encoding NifU family protein, producing MFIETEPTPNPATLKFLPGQDVLGARGTADFPDADSAERSPLAERLFRLDGVARVFLGADFVTVTKADGTDWQSLKPQVLGAVMEHFLAGRPILADMPSEAEEEEVDPADAEVVAQIKELLDTRVRPAVASDGGDIVFRGFRDGVVRLHMQGACSGCPSSRATLKHGVETMLRHYVPEVVAVEQVEA from the coding sequence ATGTTCATCGAGACCGAGCCCACCCCCAACCCCGCCACGCTGAAGTTCCTGCCGGGCCAGGATGTGCTGGGGGCACGCGGCACCGCCGACTTCCCGGACGCCGATTCGGCGGAGCGCTCCCCCCTGGCGGAGCGGCTGTTCCGGCTGGACGGCGTGGCGCGGGTCTTCCTCGGCGCGGATTTCGTCACCGTCACCAAGGCGGACGGCACGGACTGGCAGTCCCTCAAGCCGCAGGTGCTGGGCGCGGTGATGGAGCATTTCCTCGCCGGCCGGCCGATCCTGGCGGACATGCCCTCCGAGGCGGAGGAGGAGGAAGTCGACCCCGCCGATGCGGAGGTGGTGGCGCAGATCAAGGAGCTGCTGGATACGCGCGTCCGGCCGGCGGTGGCCAGCGATGGCGGCGACATTGTCTTCCGCGGCTTCCGGGACGGCGTCGTGCGGCTGCACATGCAGGGCGCGTGCTCCGGCTGCCCCTCCTCCCGCGCCACGCTGAAGCACGGCGTGGAGACGATGCTGCGCCACTACGTGCCCGAGGTGGTCGCGGTGGAGCAGGTCGAGGCCTGA
- a CDS encoding exodeoxyribonuclease III — translation MRIVTWNINSVRLRAPLLAQLDAELAPDVLCLQETKSPDDVFPHAAAEALGYTHRVIRGMKGYNGVAVLSRLPILLRPGEPDWCGRGDCRHLGVDIDAPGGPVELHDFYVPAGGDIPDREANPKFGHKLDFLAEATAWTAGRGAARRAVLVGDLNIAPLEHDVWSHRQLLTVVSHTPIEVEALTRWQQAGEWHDALRHFVPPEQKLYTWWSYRARDWEAADRGRRLDHVWVSQDLAGALRRHVVLKPARGWAQASDHVPVMVELAL, via the coding sequence TTGCGCATCGTCACCTGGAACATCAACAGCGTCCGGCTGCGCGCGCCCCTGCTCGCGCAGCTTGACGCCGAGCTGGCGCCGGACGTGCTCTGCCTGCAGGAGACGAAGTCGCCTGACGACGTCTTCCCGCACGCGGCGGCCGAGGCGCTGGGCTACACCCACCGCGTCATCCGCGGAATGAAGGGCTACAACGGCGTCGCCGTGCTCTCGCGCCTGCCGATCCTGCTGCGCCCCGGCGAGCCGGACTGGTGCGGCCGCGGTGACTGCCGCCACCTGGGCGTGGATATCGACGCGCCGGGCGGGCCGGTCGAGCTGCACGATTTCTATGTCCCCGCCGGCGGCGACATCCCGGACCGCGAGGCGAATCCCAAGTTCGGCCACAAGCTGGACTTCCTGGCCGAGGCCACCGCTTGGACCGCCGGGCGCGGTGCGGCACGCCGCGCGGTGCTGGTGGGCGACCTGAACATCGCGCCGCTGGAGCACGACGTCTGGTCGCACAGGCAACTGCTCACCGTCGTCTCGCACACGCCCATCGAGGTGGAGGCACTGACCCGCTGGCAGCAGGCGGGGGAATGGCACGACGCGCTGCGCCACTTCGTGCCGCCGGAGCAGAAGCTCTACACGTGGTGGTCCTACCGCGCCCGCGACTGGGAGGCGGCGGATCGCGGCCGCCGGCTGGACCATGTCTGGGTCAGCCAGGACCTCGCCGGGGCGCTGCGGCGGCATGTGGTGCTGAAGCCGGCGCGGGGGTGGGCGCAGGCCTCCGACCACGTGCCGGTGATGGTGGAACTGGCGCTGTAG
- a CDS encoding fumarylacetoacetate hydrolase family protein yields the protein MAEFVIAAPVQAAVPVKGGGAFPVRRIFCVGRNYAEHAREMGHDPDREPPFYFTKPADAVVTGGADTPYPTETADLHHELELIVAIGTGGRDIPKAEALKHVWGYGVGLDLTRRDMQTVAKKMGRPWDMAKGFDASAPMGELVPAAGIDPGKGKIELVVNGKVRQSSDLSKMIWSVPEIIANLSHLVALAPGDLIMTGTPEGVAAVVKGDVLEGTVEGVGTVRTTIA from the coding sequence ATGGCCGAATTCGTCATCGCCGCCCCCGTCCAGGCTGCCGTGCCGGTGAAGGGCGGCGGGGCCTTCCCAGTGCGCCGGATCTTCTGCGTCGGCCGGAACTATGCCGAGCATGCGCGCGAGATGGGCCATGATCCCGACCGCGAGCCGCCCTTCTACTTCACCAAGCCGGCCGATGCCGTGGTGACGGGCGGCGCCGACACCCCGTACCCGACCGAGACGGCCGACCTGCACCACGAGCTGGAGCTGATCGTGGCGATCGGCACCGGCGGCCGGGACATCCCCAAGGCCGAGGCGCTGAAGCACGTCTGGGGCTATGGCGTCGGCCTCGACCTGACGCGGCGCGACATGCAGACCGTGGCGAAGAAGATGGGCCGCCCCTGGGACATGGCGAAGGGCTTCGACGCCTCCGCCCCGATGGGCGAGCTGGTGCCCGCGGCCGGCATCGACCCGGGCAAGGGCAAGATCGAGCTGGTGGTGAACGGCAAGGTCCGGCAGTCCTCCGACCTGTCGAAGATGATCTGGTCGGTGCCGGAGATCATCGCCAACCTCTCCCACCTCGTGGCCCTCGCCCCGGGCGACCTCATCATGACCGGCACGCCCGAGGGCGTGGCGGCGGTGGTGAAGGGCGACGTGCTGGAAGGGACGGTCGAGGGCGTCGGCACCGTGCGCACCACGATCGCCTGA
- a CDS encoding universal stress protein, whose translation MPTSDRVFLVVVDDSPERVVAMRYACLRVQKSGGRVALLRVTEPAELQEWAGIGAMMEEERRQEAEQLLSALAAEVQEITGGLPLLLIREGEPVEEILALLQEDPRISILVLAASPAGSGPGPLVTALTGRHAAQLRCPLTIVPGNLSDQELNRVT comes from the coding sequence GTGCCCACCAGTGATCGCGTCTTCCTCGTCGTGGTCGACGACAGCCCGGAGCGGGTGGTCGCGATGCGCTACGCCTGCCTGCGCGTGCAGAAATCCGGCGGACGGGTCGCGCTGCTGCGCGTCACCGAACCCGCCGAGTTGCAGGAATGGGCCGGCATCGGCGCGATGATGGAGGAGGAGCGCCGGCAGGAGGCGGAGCAGCTTCTCTCCGCCTTGGCCGCCGAGGTGCAGGAGATCACCGGCGGCCTGCCCCTGCTGCTGATCCGCGAGGGCGAGCCCGTGGAGGAGATCCTGGCGCTGCTGCAGGAGGATCCGCGGATTTCCATCCTGGTCCTCGCCGCCTCGCCGGCCGGCAGCGGCCCGGGGCCGCTGGTGACGGCGCTGACCGGCCGCCACGCGGCCCAGCTCCGCTGCCCGCTGACGATCGTGCCCGGCAACCTCAGCGACCAGGAGCTGAACCGGGTCACCTGA